The DNA sequence AGCTCATTTTTTTTATCGAGCGGTTAGGATTGCTGTGTAAAATAAAAGGGTGCCTGTCATGTGACAGGCACCCTTGTTTTTTTTTCATTTCGTTGGAGGTAGATATCTCATGGTCACACAAGAGTCAATGGTAATTTTGAGGAAAAGCGTGCCAGCTGAAAATTATTCGGAGGCATGGCTTACTGAACAGCAGGTCGCTTTAATGATCGGGATGAGTCTGTCAACGTTGCAGCAAAATAGGCATAAACGAAGAGGGATCAAATATACTAAAATTGGAAGATCAGTTCGATATGCTTTGTCAGATGTGATTGAATACATGAATTGTCATAAAATTGATTTCGATAAATAATTACAGTTTGAATAACATTGATCGCAAAAAATATTTTTTAAGCAATGAAGACAGTTTTTGTTGCTGATATTAACCTGTAAATGTTGGAGCAGTTATGAAGTCTTTAATTTCAA is a window from the Desulfomicrobium apsheronum genome containing:
- a CDS encoding helix-turn-helix domain-containing protein, whose protein sequence is MVILRKSVPAENYSEAWLTEQQVALMIGMSLSTLQQNRHKRRGIKYTKIGRSVRYALSDVIEYMNCHKIDFDK